Genomic DNA from bacterium:
AAATTACAAAATGGAATGATGATAAGATAAAAAAGGTAAATTCAAATGTTAATCTTCCTGATATGCCAATAATAGTTGTAAGAAGGTCTGATGGTAGTGGAACAACTTTTGTTTTTACTGATTATCTTTCTAAAGTTAGTGAAGAATGGAAAACAAAAGTTGGTAGAGGAACAAGTGTTAATTGGCCAGTTGGAATTGGAGGTAAAGGTAATGAGGGTGTTTCAGGAATTGTTAAAGGAACACCAGGTGCAATTGGATATGTTGAACTTACATATGCTTTGCAGAATAATCTACCTTTTGGAATTATTAAAAATAAATCTGGAAATTTTGTAAAACCATCTATTGAATCAATAACATTTGCATCAGATATAAAATTACCAGATGATATGAGAGTTTCAATTACAGATACAGAAAATAAAAATGGATATCCAATATCAGCATTTACTTATATACTTGTTTATAAAAATTTAAAAAATGCGAATGAAAAAATGAGTTATGAAAAGGCAGAAAATTTAGTAAAGTTGCTCTGGTGGATGACTCATGAAGGTCAGAAATATACAAAACCTTTAAATTATGCTCCACTTGGTAAAGAAGCAGTAAAAAAGGCAGAAAATTTGTTGAAAAAACTTCATTATGATAGTAAAATATTGATTAAATGACATCAGAAAAAGCCTATAAAACTTTACTTGGAATAATAGGAGGAGTCCTTATTATCGGACTCCTCCTATCTATTTTTTTTACTCTTTTTATCAATTCATTACCATCTATTAAAAGTTTTGGTTTTAAATTTTTTCTTGAAAAGACATGGGACCCTGTTTTTGGAAATTTCGGTGCTTTACCTTTTATAATAGGAACTTTATTGACATCTATAATTTCTCTTATAATTTCTATCCCATTTTCTCTTTCTGTTTCTCTTTTTGTTGGAGAGTTTTATAGAGATACCTTTTTATCAAAAATACTTGAAACACTTATAGGAATTCTTGCTGTTATTCCATCAGTAATTATTGGTTTATGGGCACTTTTTTATCTTACTCCAATTATAAGGAATATCCAGGCAAAACTTTCATTGCCTCCAACAGGAGTATGTATTTTTACTGCATCTTTAACTCTTTCAATTATGATTCTTCCATATGCAACTTCTGTGGGTAAAGAAGTTATAAAGCTTGTTCCAAATGATTTAAAAGAAGCGGGATTTTCTTTTGGAGCAACCAGTTATGAGGTTGTAAAAAAAATCGTATTTCCATATGCAAGAAGTGGTATTTTGGCAGGTTTTTTACTTTCTTTTGGTAGGGCAATAGGTGAAACAATGGCTGTTACAATGGTTATAGGAAATTCAAATTATATACCTAAAAATATTTTTTCCCCTGGAAATACAATATCTTCTGTAATTGCAAATGAATTTTTAGAGGCGGTTGAGAATATTCATATCTCTTCACTGATAGAACTTGCTTTAATTTTGTTTTTAATCACATTTATAATGAATTTTGTCGCAAATATAATAATAAAAAGAATGAGGGTGAAGAT
This window encodes:
- the pstS gene encoding phosphate ABC transporter substrate-binding protein PstS, coding for MIKKIFLGLVMLFVGIAKVESQTELVGAGATFPYPLYSKMFDEYYKIYGVKINYQSIGSGGGIRQLKAKTVDFAGSDAILSDEQLKDFDDEILHIPTCLGAVVITYNLPVEKELKFTPDIISDIYLGKITKWNDDKIKKVNSNVNLPDMPIIVVRRSDGSGTTFVFTDYLSKVSEEWKTKVGRGTSVNWPVGIGGKGNEGVSGIVKGTPGAIGYVELTYALQNNLPFGIIKNKSGNFVKPSIESITFASDIKLPDDMRVSITDTENKNGYPISAFTYILVYKNLKNANEKMSYEKAENLVKLLWWMTHEGQKYTKPLNYAPLGKEAVKKAENLLKKLHYDSKILIK
- the pstC gene encoding phosphate ABC transporter permease subunit PstC; its protein translation is MTSEKAYKTLLGIIGGVLIIGLLLSIFFTLFINSLPSIKSFGFKFFLEKTWDPVFGNFGALPFIIGTLLTSIISLIISIPFSLSVSLFVGEFYRDTFLSKILETLIGILAVIPSVIIGLWALFYLTPIIRNIQAKLSLPPTGVCIFTASLTLSIMILPYATSVGKEVIKLVPNDLKEAGFSFGATSYEVVKKIVFPYARSGILAGFLLSFGRAIGETMAVTMVIGNSNYIPKNIFSPGNTISSVIANEFLEAVENIHISSLIELALILFLITFIMNFVANIIIKRMRVKI